In Brachybacterium fresconis, the genomic stretch CGGAGCTGACCAACGCCTCCAGCACCGGGATGCTGAGCGTGGGCGGGGCCGACTGGTCCGAGGAGCTGCTGGTCAGCGCGGGTGTGGATCGGGAGCTGCTGGCCCCGTTCATCGCACCGGGCGACGTGCTGGGCACCGTGCGTCCCGAGCTGGGCACTGAGCTCGGCATCGGGGAGGTGCCGGTGATCGCCGTCGGCTCCCACGACACGGCCTCGGCGGTGCTCGCCGTCCCCGCCACAGGTCCCGGGCCCGTCGCCTACATCTCCTCGGGCACCTGGTCGCTGATCGGCCTCGAGCTGACCGATGCGGTCGCCACGTCCGAGGCTCTCGAGGCCGGATTCACCAACGAGGGCGGGGTCGACGGGACGGTCCGCTTCCTCCAGAACGTCGCCGGGATGTGGCTGGTCAGCGAATCGATCCGGCAATGGCAGGACGACGGGCTCGACGTGGATCTCGAGGGTCTGCTGGTTGCGGCTGCCGCCGAGCCGTCGGCCCGCGCGCTGATCGATCCCACGGATCCGCAGTTCCTGGCGCCGGGGCAGATGGCCGACCGGGTGATCGCCGCCGCGCGATCTGTCGGGGCCGACGGAACGGGCCTCTCAAGGTCGACGCTCACCACCCCGGCCCACGTGGTGCGCTGCATCCTCGAGTCCCTCGCCCTGACCTACCGGGACCAGCTCGCCACCGCCTGCCGGATCGCGGGTGTGCCGCGCCCCGAGCGGCTGCACGTCGTCGGTGGAGGCAGCCGCAACGCCCTGCTGAACCAGCTCACCGCGGACGCGCTGGAGATCGACGTCGTGGCCGGGCCGACGGAGGCGACGGCACTGGGCAACCTCGCGCTGCAGGCCGCGGCGCTCGGGACCGTGCCCGCCGGTCGTGCATCGATCCGCGAGCTGGTGCGCGCGAGCGTCGATCTGAAGACGTTCCGCCCATCGACGCGGTGAGGCACCCTCAGGTGACGAGCTGCCAGCGCGGGTGCGAGAACTCCGCAGCATCGAGCAGCGGGCCTCGGATCTCGACCAGCCATCGCAGACGCGCAGTCGTCTCGCTGGGTTCCGTCACGCTGAGCAACAGGAGCACTGGTAGTGCGAGCATCCCACGACTTTTCCGCCGAGTTCGATGACGACGATCTGATCGCGAGGGCGGGCCTGGTACGCCGGGCCCCGACCACGCTGGGCATCCCCCTGCCTGGCTATACCTTCAGCCTCGTGCGCCAGCTCGATGCGGTCGCCTCCCGGATGCTTTCCGGCCCCGGCGCATCCAGGCTCAGGTCAGCGGCACGTGCAGATCGGCCGAGGACGGGCGGTGGGGTGGTCGCTTGCCGATAGGCTCAGGGGCATGCCGTCGACGACCTCCGTGCTGGCCTCGTGCTGTTCGGCGCTGGCGGCGACTCCACCGCGGCTGGTGCGACCGCGGCGTCGCGATGGCCGACTTCTCGCCTCGATCACCGACGCCGGTGTCCCCTCCGCGAGCACCGCAGTGCGCCTGACCGCCCTGCCCCAGGCCCGGCAGAAGGTGCCGGCCGCGGTGATCGCCGAAGGTGTCCGGACGGGGCGACGGCTCGCGATCGGGATGACCACGTTCCTGGTCGAGCATCCCCGCGCCCGATTCCTGATCGACCCGGCCCTGGGCCACGACGTGCACGCCCGCGTCCTGCCCGAACTGCCGGGGCCACTGCGCATCGTCGTGACCCCGGATCGGCCGGTGCTCGGGTTGATCGAGGCGCTGGACCGGGCCGGGCACCGTCCAGAGGACCTGGACTTCGCGGTGCCCACGCACCTGCACTGGGACCATGTCGCCGGGCTGACCGAGATCGGCGGCCTGGCGGTGCTCACCACCGAGATCGAGCGCGCGCACGCCCTCGACGGCCCCGACGTTCCGCTCGGGTACGTCCGCGGGCCGCTGCTGGATCGCGAGATCGACACCTACACCCTCAGTGGACCTCCGGTGCTGACCTTCGCGGCCAGCCTCGACCTGTTCGGTGATGGCTCGGTCGTGCTGGTCGACCTGTCCGGACACACCCCGGGCAGCATCGGCGTCCTCCTCGCGGTCGAGGGCGGCCGCCGCGTCCTGCTGACCGGGGATGCCATCTGGCACGGGCTGCAGGCTCGTCTCCTGCGGCAGAAGGCACCGTTCCCCGGCAGGCTCGTCGACGCGGACCGCGAAGCGACCTTCGCCACTGTCCACCGCCTGCACGCACTCCCCGAGACCATCGAGATCCTCGCCAGCCACGACCGCGACGCCGCGACCCCCTGGACACGCCTGGCAGTCTGATCGCAGCACTGCCGGGAGGCCCCTGATCGGCGTCCATCAGGCCGATCCTCCAGCGCGTGTTCGATGCGGCGCGCGTCCACGTCCGGTCACCGGGCTCCCATCCCGGCGGGCCCCACCCAACCCCCGTCGAGTTCTACGTTCATCCCCGATTCGGCGCCCATTGCCACCTCTCACGCAACTGGCCCTGGCAAACGGCCTGGGAGAACCTGTTCGACACCACCAGCCTGATCACGATGTGAACAGCAGCGATCTGTCCCTACGAGAAGGAACCGAAGGACTGGTGCGGTCCCAGCGGATCCCCCCGGTATCAGCCGCACATCCCTGCGGGCCCGGTGAGGTCGTCATGTTCTCCACGCGTCCACGCAGCGTGCCGGGCGGCGGAGGCCAGGACGGCCTCCCGCGCGTCGCCGAGGATCGCACCGGAGAAGTTGCCGTAGAGACGGTCGAAGGCGAAGCGGGCGGCGCCGTCCGCGACCCGCAGGGCGACGTGACCGGACAGCGGTATGCGGTTCGGGTAGGAGTACATGAAGGTGGCGGTCCGTCCGTCGGGGTTCGGGGCGATCGTGTCGCCCGACAGCAGGACGCCCCGATGGTCGCCTCCGTCCCAGTGGACGACGGCGCTGCCGGGGAAGTGCCCTCCGAGCTGGACAGCGACCACGCCGGGGCGCACCTTCTCCTCGCCGTCCCAGAGGTGGATGCCTGCGGGGGTGCGTCCGAGCCACTGGGCATCGGCCCGGGCGATCCAGACCGGCGCCCCGCCGAGTGCCGCGGACCATGCCGTCTGCAGGCCGAACATATGCGGATGGCTCGGGATGATCGCGCGCAGCGGCCCGAGTCCCGCGACCTCGGCGACGGCCGCCGCGGTGATCGCCGCCGGCACATCGACCATCACATTTCCGTCGTCCGTGACCAGCAGCTTCGCTTCCTGACCGATGCCGACCCCGCCGTCGACGCGCAGCGCGAAGAGCCGGTCCTCGAGCTCGACGACGTCGACGCCGGCGTCCCCGGCCGTCGGGTCGTGCCAGCGCTGCACACCATCGGGGGGAAGGTACTGCCGCTCGTCCGCGCACACGGGGCACACGGCAGGCACCGCGGCCGCGTCGTACTCGACGCCGCAGGTGGCGCACTGGGCGATACCCCGGAGCAGGTCGGGAAGCGGTTCGTTCATGATCAGCGGATCAGCCATGGCCCTCTCCTCGGATAGATGAGCTGATCCTCGAACCTCAAGCACCCTCGAGGTCAACCCCCTCGTGCGCGCACCCGCTTCTTCGTGCGCGTGCACTGATCTGAGCGGCCTCCCGGTCGGCGCGGAGCGTCCGGGCGATGAGGCCACCCGCACATCACCGTCCGGTCACGCTCGCCGCACGGGCGACGAGCAGGGCGTACAGTGCGCCGCCGCCTCCTCGCGGCCCGTCCACCGTGCATGTTTCGTGAGAGTCCCGTGAGGATCGCCCGAGACGTATCGCACCGAGCACATTCATGCTCCATGCTGGTCATGGCGCAGATACCTTGGGCCGATGAAGTTCTTCTGACGCATTGCACCTGACGCACTCACGAGACAGGTTCCCGACCTCGATTGACCTCACATCCCCCCGCCCCGGTGCACGCCCCTGCCGTCCTCGGCACGGGGCGCGCTCACGCGAAGGCGATTCTGCTGGGAGAGCACTCGGTCGTCTACGGAACCCCGGCCATCGCGGTGCCGGTCAGCGCGCTCACCACGACGGTGACGCTGCGACCGGCCGCAGGCTCCCTGATCAGCAGCGCCCTCTACCGCGGGCCCTCCTCCGACGCCCCCTCGCGCCTCGCTCCCGTGCAGGCGGCCTGGCGGGCGACGGCAGCCCACGTCGGCGTCCCCACCGAAGGGCTCGAGCTGGCCACCGAGTCCGCCCTGCCGATCGCACGCGGCCTCGGCTCCAGCGCCGCGATCGCCGCCGCGATCGTGCGGGCCGTCGCGGATCTCGCCGGCGTCACCCTCTCGGTCCCCGAGGAGCATGAGCTCATCCAGGAGGCCGAGCGCGCCGCCCACGGCACCCCCAGCGGCATCGATGCCCGCACCGTCGTCGCCGAGGCGCCGATCCGCTTCGAGCTGGGGGCGTTCCAGCCCCTGCGCGTCGGCGCCTCCCTCACCCTCGTGATCGCCGATACCGGGCGGCCGGGAGCGACCTCGGCGGC encodes the following:
- a CDS encoding rhamnulokinase → MTRQQPQSTDGPRALAAVDLGASSGRVMLGIVADGRIEMVPAHRFGNRLERVDGHLCWDLDALWAEIRHGLSAAHGLAVSRGLEGIAAIGVDSWAVDYALVGPEVCATDGPGERTRDDAPVPGSGHRLTPSSDPCSAPGPGRRHGEVIAYRDERTDGVADHFSRTVSREQQYALTGIAQQPFNTLYQLVADDRLADLPAGSTLLMLPDAIGHLLTGRRRTELTNASSTGMLSVGGADWSEELLVSAGVDRELLAPFIAPGDVLGTVRPELGTELGIGEVPVIAVGSHDTASAVLAVPATGPGPVAYISSGTWSLIGLELTDAVATSEALEAGFTNEGGVDGTVRFLQNVAGMWLVSESIRQWQDDGLDVDLEGLLVAAAAEPSARALIDPTDPQFLAPGQMADRVIAAARSVGADGTGLSRSTLTTPAHVVRCILESLALTYRDQLATACRIAGVPRPERLHVVGGGSRNALLNQLTADALEIDVVAGPTEATALGNLALQAAALGTVPAGRASIRELVRASVDLKTFRPSTR
- a CDS encoding hydrolase, which codes for MADPLIMNEPLPDLLRGIAQCATCGVEYDAAAVPAVCPVCADERQYLPPDGVQRWHDPTAGDAGVDVVELEDRLFALRVDGGVGIGQEAKLLVTDDGNVMVDVPAAITAAAVAEVAGLGPLRAIIPSHPHMFGLQTAWSAALGGAPVWIARADAQWLGRTPAGIHLWDGEEKVRPGVVAVQLGGHFPGSAVVHWDGGDHRGVLLSGDTIAPNPDGRTATFMYSYPNRIPLSGHVALRVADGAARFAFDRLYGNFSGAILGDAREAVLASAARHAAWTRGEHDDLTGPAGMCG
- a CDS encoding MBL fold metallo-hydrolase yields the protein MPSTTSVLASCCSALAATPPRLVRPRRRDGRLLASITDAGVPSASTAVRLTALPQARQKVPAAVIAEGVRTGRRLAIGMTTFLVEHPRARFLIDPALGHDVHARVLPELPGPLRIVVTPDRPVLGLIEALDRAGHRPEDLDFAVPTHLHWDHVAGLTEIGGLAVLTTEIERAHALDGPDVPLGYVRGPLLDREIDTYTLSGPPVLTFAASLDLFGDGSVVLVDLSGHTPGSIGVLLAVEGGRRVLLTGDAIWHGLQARLLRQKAPFPGRLVDADREATFATVHRLHALPETIEILASHDRDAATPWTRLAV
- the mvk gene encoding mevalonate kinase, producing the protein MTSHPPAPVHAPAVLGTGRAHAKAILLGEHSVVYGTPAIAVPVSALTTTVTLRPAAGSLISSALYRGPSSDAPSRLAPVQAAWRATAAHVGVPTEGLELATESALPIARGLGSSAAIAAAIVRAVADLAGVTLSVPEEHELIQEAERAAHGTPSGIDARTVVAEAPIRFELGAFQPLRVGASLTLVIADTGRPGATSAAVASVRALRERTPRTTDAAIARLGELAEGSVTDLATGDRAELGLRLRGAHELLQELGVSSPELDTLVQAAHAAGSPGAKLTGGGQGGCIIALAPSAARAGQLSRALEEAGAAQVWTTVIGETA